The Hemibagrus wyckioides isolate EC202008001 linkage group LG15, SWU_Hwy_1.0, whole genome shotgun sequence genome window below encodes:
- the si:zfos-905g2.1 gene encoding uncharacterized protein si:zfos-905g2.1, whose product MEPPGFHPPSGMESARVGEMQQNVLLEVLSYCRALHAAVHRLEQKIDNMQAECRNQKISEKPTVSVGGAQLSRSLAQRLGPSPQAKLLRDSEWLQDTANVRGKRDKRRRRRARRTSETQQEVARQVKEKEPRDHAVQKSSRVKWWRKKRKHHAAARSDLEEAPSKERNAND is encoded by the exons ATGGAGCCTCCTGGGTTTCATCCTCCTTCAGGCATG GAGAGCGCCAGAGTCGGTGAAATGCAGCAGAACGTACTGCTCGAGGTTCTCAGCTACTGCAGG GCCCTGCATGCAGCAGTGCACAGGCTCGAGCAGAAGATCGACAACATGCAGGCCGAATGCAGGAACCAAAAGATCTCAGAAAAG CCGACTGTGTCAGTAGGAGGCGCTCAGCTCTCCCGCTCCCTCGCTCAGCGCCTCGGACCTTCACCTCAAGCAAAGCTGCTGAGAGACTCCGAGTGGCTGCAGGACACAGCAAACGTCCGAGGAAAGAGGGACAAGCGCAGGAGACGTCGAGCTCGCAGAACGTCCGAGACGCAACAGGAAGTAGCGAGACAGGTGAAAGAGAAGGAGCCACGAGATCACGCTGTGCAGAAGAGCAGCAGGGTGAAGTggtggagaaagaaaaggaaacatCATGCTGCAGCTCGATCTGACCTTGAGGAGGCACCAAGCAAGGAGAGGAATGCTAATGA TTAA
- the zgc:113423 gene encoding BEN domain-containing protein 2 isoform X1 yields the protein MSSHDDWETKLEIRACSSGGSPAGGDKHRDCSSPTDSTGKSETSTEIFGTDPLRTLGEILAYCQVMYEAIQKLDEKFELLQARVTHIQEDQIHVEEEDQSEIYMLDDTEIDQINDESPETTYHVLHRQVPPSVPPSPEGSRTLELVVTSEIPTSPSQDQPQQSGSTSTACRAVKEVLLVQQNIAEDHPDTNAGHSASPQTVRKIIQQRRKNPDPQTHGENAGSRKFIIPSSVLMMAGAMARPTVAARFLMRSLFSRQELLHGSIRGYTARGLKKLNPDKINAIREWAQVTYPEHDLCEKGKDWKACLAVMNEGARHIRLKEKKRKFKAVRDASEQVASVQEFKPGPAAEIDVELSDGESDELRQTTALKNKLRRDSDEEPLSENDYSCEPVAQVYLGHPDRDVKVPQFAMYSALQRPNPALVARYLIRFLFPEEVLVQSNVYGNAKYGILPLDHNKISALREYLCERFPYMKLEEDGPNWKACVYAINGAIRKTRHTLKKCHKQAQDATLMTS from the exons ATGTCTTCACACG ATGACTGGGAGACTAAACTGGAGATCAGGGCGTGTAGTTCAGGTGGCAGTCCTGCAGGGGGcgacaaacacagagactgcAGCTCCCCGACTGACTCCACT GGAAAGAGCGAGACGTCTACAGAAATCTTTGGAACTGATCCTTTAAGAACTCTGGGAGAAATCCTCGCCTACTGTCAG GTGATGTATGAGGCCATTCAGAAGCTGGATGAGAAGTTTGAGTTGCTGCAGGCCAGAGTGACACACATTCAGGAAGATCAGATTCATGTCGAGGAGGAGGATCAGTCCGAG ATTTACATGCTGGACGATACAGAGATCGACCAGATAAATGACGAATCGCCTGAAACGACTTACCATGTCCTCCATCGCCAAGTTCCTCCCTCGGTTCCTCCATCTCCTGAAGGTTCAAGAACCCTAGAACTTGTTGTAACCTCAGAAATCCCCACCTCACCTTCTCAGGATCAGCCTCAGCAGTCAGGTTCCACCTCCACAGCATGTCGCGCTGTGAAAGAAGTGCTCTTAGTGCAGCAGAACATAGCAGAAGATCATCCTGACACCAACGCTGGACACTCGGCATCTCCGCAAACCGTCAGGAAAATCATACAGCAGCGCCGGAAAAATCCTGATCCTCAAACACACGGTGAAAATGCAG GAAGCAGGAAGTTCATCATCCCAAGCAGCGTGTTGATGATGGCTGGTGCGATGGCGAGACCGACAGTGGCTGCACGCTTCCTCATGCGCAGCCTTTTCTCCCGTCAGGAGCTGCTGCACGGGAGCATTAGAGGATACACAGCTAGGGGGTTAAAAAAACTCAACCCAGACAAAATCAACGCCATACGAG AGTGGGCGCAGGTGACGTACCCGGAACATGACCTGTGTGAGAAAGGTAAAGACTGGAAGGCCTGTCTCGCTGTAATGAACGAAGGAGCCAGACACATTCgactgaaggaaaaaaagcGCAAG TTTAAAGCAGTGAGAGATGCGAGTGAACAAGTGGCATCGGTGCAAGAATTCAAACCCGGGCCCGCTGCCGAGATCGACGTGGAGTTGTCAGACGGGGAAAGTGACGAGCTACGGCAGACGACTGCGCTGAAAAACAAACTCAGAAGAGACTCTGATGAAGAGCCGCTGTCAGAAAACGATTACTCCTGTGAGCCGGTTGCTCAGG TGTATCTGGGTCATCCGGATCGGGACGTGAAGGTGCCTCAGTTTGCGATGTACTCAGCGTTACAGAGGCCCAATCCTGCGCTCGTCGCTCGCTACCTCATCAGGTTCCTATTCCCGGAGGAAGTGCTGGTGCAGAGCAACGTGTACGGCAATGCCAAGTATGGCATCCTGCCTCTGGACCACAACAAGATCTCAGCACTGAGGG agTATCTGTGTGAGCGTTTCCCCTACATGAAGCTGGAGGAGGACGGACCCAACTGGAAGGCGTGTGTCTACGCCATCAACGGCGCCATCCGGAAAACCAGACACACGCTGAAGAAATGTCACAAACAGGCGCAAGACGCGACTCTGATGACATCATGA
- the zgc:113423 gene encoding BEN domain-containing protein 2 isoform X2 produces MTLLSIATFHHTDNTENKIYMLDDTEIDQINDESPETTYHVLHRQVPPSVPPSPEGSRTLELVVTSEIPTSPSQDQPQQSGSTSTACRAVKEVLLVQQNIAEDHPDTNAGHSASPQTVRKIIQQRRKNPDPQTHGENAGSRKFIIPSSVLMMAGAMARPTVAARFLMRSLFSRQELLHGSIRGYTARGLKKLNPDKINAIREWAQVTYPEHDLCEKGKDWKACLAVMNEGARHIRLKEKKRKFKAVRDASEQVASVQEFKPGPAAEIDVELSDGESDELRQTTALKNKLRRDSDEEPLSENDYSCEPVAQVYLGHPDRDVKVPQFAMYSALQRPNPALVARYLIRFLFPEEVLVQSNVYGNAKYGILPLDHNKISALREYLCERFPYMKLEEDGPNWKACVYAINGAIRKTRHTLKKCHKQAQDATLMTS; encoded by the exons ATGACACTCCTCTCCATAGCCACCTTCCatcacactgacaacactgaaaACAAA ATTTACATGCTGGACGATACAGAGATCGACCAGATAAATGACGAATCGCCTGAAACGACTTACCATGTCCTCCATCGCCAAGTTCCTCCCTCGGTTCCTCCATCTCCTGAAGGTTCAAGAACCCTAGAACTTGTTGTAACCTCAGAAATCCCCACCTCACCTTCTCAGGATCAGCCTCAGCAGTCAGGTTCCACCTCCACAGCATGTCGCGCTGTGAAAGAAGTGCTCTTAGTGCAGCAGAACATAGCAGAAGATCATCCTGACACCAACGCTGGACACTCGGCATCTCCGCAAACCGTCAGGAAAATCATACAGCAGCGCCGGAAAAATCCTGATCCTCAAACACACGGTGAAAATGCAG GAAGCAGGAAGTTCATCATCCCAAGCAGCGTGTTGATGATGGCTGGTGCGATGGCGAGACCGACAGTGGCTGCACGCTTCCTCATGCGCAGCCTTTTCTCCCGTCAGGAGCTGCTGCACGGGAGCATTAGAGGATACACAGCTAGGGGGTTAAAAAAACTCAACCCAGACAAAATCAACGCCATACGAG AGTGGGCGCAGGTGACGTACCCGGAACATGACCTGTGTGAGAAAGGTAAAGACTGGAAGGCCTGTCTCGCTGTAATGAACGAAGGAGCCAGACACATTCgactgaaggaaaaaaagcGCAAG TTTAAAGCAGTGAGAGATGCGAGTGAACAAGTGGCATCGGTGCAAGAATTCAAACCCGGGCCCGCTGCCGAGATCGACGTGGAGTTGTCAGACGGGGAAAGTGACGAGCTACGGCAGACGACTGCGCTGAAAAACAAACTCAGAAGAGACTCTGATGAAGAGCCGCTGTCAGAAAACGATTACTCCTGTGAGCCGGTTGCTCAGG TGTATCTGGGTCATCCGGATCGGGACGTGAAGGTGCCTCAGTTTGCGATGTACTCAGCGTTACAGAGGCCCAATCCTGCGCTCGTCGCTCGCTACCTCATCAGGTTCCTATTCCCGGAGGAAGTGCTGGTGCAGAGCAACGTGTACGGCAATGCCAAGTATGGCATCCTGCCTCTGGACCACAACAAGATCTCAGCACTGAGGG agTATCTGTGTGAGCGTTTCCCCTACATGAAGCTGGAGGAGGACGGACCCAACTGGAAGGCGTGTGTCTACGCCATCAACGGCGCCATCCGGAAAACCAGACACACGCTGAAGAAATGTCACAAACAGGCGCAAGACGCGACTCTGATGACATCATGA